aattgttttttaaaatatttttttattttaaaatatattaaaataatatttagaaattattttgagatataaaagaaaaggacagtCAAAACATGgatatcatgtttttatattttttattttaaaataatataaatttattttaaaactattataatttattttatattttttataatgtattttcaattaaatttgtgtaaaattatattattattatttctatcaaGGGATACTTAGAGGTTATTTGCAACAAATTATCCATtgtaagtaaatttaattcattttgttttttatattacttttattatcttcattttatttctttaaatatttcaaaaaaaaagtaagttagTATTTTGAAGaaactaaattttatattaattttttctctttagtaTTGTATCActtttagatattaaattttatttctaatttaattttttaatacttgAAATAATTCCAAACATGAAATCCTATTAAAACATtcgaattaaattcatttaagagtgtttcaaaatttttaaaacgaAACTAACTTgggatttgatttgttttgtcttttttccaaaacttattttatatgtGAATTTGATGCAATTGTTATTTGTATATAAAActaatgtaaataatattaatttagctcagaaatttatttattttattttatcttacatGTGTAATatattggttaattttttttatgggcatTACTATTGCTATAAAACTTATGCATACAATGTTCCGAGTATTAAAGAGTTTTATGTGGAATTAaggaattttaatttgaatcttTGTACCTGTAAATGCAATATTAATGCATGTCCAAGTTATGTAAATTTAAGTAAATATAATCCTTGTGAAATTAAATCTactcttctttttaattaaggtgaaataataaataagtcCAGATCCAGTCACTGTCAACGACACCTATTAATCAGGTCTcgattcaattaattaatcaaataccatTAAAATCCTTCACTTTTACAGGAGTCTTGTCCGCTTTATTTGAAGTCACAATTCCGACTATTTTGACCTAATAAGTGATCCTAATTGAAATACCAGGCTACTTGCTTTCGATATTTTCAACTTTATGAAGTTTACACTGTGTTAGAATTAGATGAGTTAGCTTGAAGtaatctaaattaatattatattaaaaattaaaaagaagaactaagaaaaaaatattgtttttcaaacttgATATAGGTTTTAATTAGGtccattgaatttaaaaatattgatttatggAGAAATTATTAGCCAgacttattttataataaaatcattttctaaaCCATAATTATGTGATatttatgtaaaaacatttaacGATTCCTATTAAAAGACTTACAATCCATCCTTATTCAATTATACATTGAGAATTTCTGATCACTAAATcagtaaataaatttaaatatataatataagttttaaagaattagtttaatctaaaaacttaaatttttagattgatatGGTTCTTTAATATGACATAGAATCTTGACAACCAAgtggtcatgagtttgaatttcaccacccttatttatttgataaaaatcaaatataaagtaATGTGAacatgtacaagtttcaagtttaaatgacTTTCACTTAAAGatgtgtgttaaagaataatataaattatatactgaattttatctaataacttaaatttttaaattgaaatggttctttaatattaaaaaccttGTATTATTCCATGTGaacatgggatttttttttcttctaggaaaaaaaaaaactcagggaAGCATCAAATAGACAGGTGATTAGTGGTGAACTATTACAGCGCATTGAgtaatttatttatacaaagaaaaaccctaatCAAACAGACTTGAAAGCACATGGATATCCAAAAATCACTGCGTGGTAAAAacaatatgtataaaaaaattaaataagaaatcgaagaaataaataagaaacTGAGAAATATTCCTTCATCGAGAAAAACCGTGCAAGGTGGCCCCGTGAAAATATGCGGCGTGGTTTTTAAGAATCAACCTGGCCCAAGAAATTTCAATGGCCTGTCATAACAGTATTTGGGCTTTTGATTTACCACACGCAGaaataataatgtttaaatatagtttttatcaaaatatttttatttaaaaatgtagttgtggttaatttttaaagtattttttattttaaaatgtattaaaataatatttttttatttttaaaaaattatttttaaaatcagtaaattaaaataatttaaaatataaaaaatttattttttaacaaaaaaaaaatattttttttttttaaaaccacggATTTACAGATGTTTCAAACGCTCACTGGACATTTGGAGACCAAGGCTTAGAATAATAATAGGTCACTGTGAAAGTTgcattaattttggtttttgtgtCGTGCGCtatcaataacaataaaatgacGAATTCCCAAAGTACACTCCTAAAAAGTACAAAGACATGTATATTCTGTCCTCGTATTTGATGTTATCTTTTAGGCGTGCTGGCTTGTTGAGTCATTAGGACTTCCAAGAGTCCGAGTTGATTTTAATAGGGCCTTGAGACAACGTAATATGCCATAGTTTAAGCAGGCATAATCTCTGTTAGACTTAAAAAAAACTCGGTTAAATTTTGTGACTCGTTGTAACTTTAAGTTATATATCAtgtatgctttatttttttttttccggttaaTATAAGTGTTCGGGCTAGCTTacacgcacctcgactaattccacggatcctgaagttaacaatcatgtaagctTTCAGTAACCATCATATTAACAACCATAAAGCTCAAATCTCAAATTACAGGAAGAGCAAACCTCTTGATCTTAAGCTTTTATCACTAGACTACCTACTAGATGGTTgctttaacttaaattttagaatataCGCATGAATCTTGAAACATCAGAGCATCTCCAATGAGAAATGCTATATTAAAGAGCCAAATggataaaataactttttaaatagtgtaaatatagttttttttattatgttcattggtaaaaagctatttagaaaagccaattatattttaatatattttatgttaaatcatgatgttattaatataattatatcactaatttagatattttatatataatataattatgatgttattaattatataattaatatgagtaatttataacaataatataaaattaatgaagtaatatgaaagttaaaagatataatttaaaattaaaattaaattttatttatatgaatatttttaattttcaattttatatgttactgttaaaattttaattttttaaaagtaaattcaaattcaagctttgaaaaaataaccgtcaacatttttaaaatttcaaatgggCAAAAATTAACCGCCAACATTCTaagatttcaaattttgaaaaaataatccatctataaatattttcatataccttatgatttttttctcatcattttcttctctccaatctttattttatttcattaaaaatcatcatgaatcattctaattttaatttttatgatgcttttgattttgatgatgacacTCATGTGTTCGCTTTTCAAGTTGCTACCGATGTGGTTGCTGAAGAAGAATCTAATAATCAAAGGCGGAGAACAGGGTATCGTGGCTATATTCTTGGTCATAATATTGTCAATTGTAATAGAAAGGAAGGTGAGTTAAggttatataatgattattttgctgAAAATCCTAAATTTACTGAAAGTCAATTTCGAAGAAGATTTAGGATGAGTCGTCGTCTTTTTCTTCAGATCGCAAATACAGTGGAAGCTCATGAtccatatttcaaacaaaagaCAAATGCTCTTGATGTTCTTGGTTTATCTTGCCTTCAAAAGGTAACTGCGGCTCACAGAATACTTGCACATGGTATTCCTGCAAATCTTACCGATGAATATCTTCGAATTAGAGAAACCACTGCGATAGAAAATCTTAGAGCTTTCGTCAAAGTAATCGCAGAAGTTTTTAGTGATTGGTATCTAAGGGCACCAAACAAGGCCGATATTTGTCGATTATTATCAATTGGAGAGTAACGTGGATTTCCATGGATATCAGGGAGTATTGACTTTATGCATTGAAAGTGGGAGAAACGCCCAATTGCTTGGCATGGAATGTATACTAGTCATTGTCGTGAACCAACTATAATTCTAGAGGCGGTGGCTTTACAAGATCTTTGGATATGGCATGCCTTTTTTGGAATGCCTGGatcattaaatgatattaatgttcTTGATTGGTCACCTATCTTCGCTGCATTTGCTGAAGGTCGAACTGCTCCTGTCAATTATACAATTAATAGGCATGAATATACAATGGGATACTATTTAGAAAATAAGATTTATCCTAATTGGTCAACCTTTGTTAAGACAATCTCGTTTTACAATCGTACGTGGACCTATTCGATACTGGGATGAAGAAACGCTTGCAAATATTATGAAAGCTTGTATAATAATACATAATATGATTATTGAGGATGAAGGAGCAATGAACCTTGGATTTGACCATGAATGTGAAGTCAATTCCGTTATATCAGTGTTACATGTAAAATACCAGAACtacatgattttcttcaaactCATAGTCGAATTAGGGATAGAGCAACTAGCTCTCAACTACAAGAAGATTTGGGTGAACATTTGTGGGAACAATATAGCAACGAGTAGAATAGTTAGATTTGAACTTCTTATGTCATCAtaagtttcaagttttttatatttgtttttcattatggttgttatcctttaagttaattaatcctacttattattgttaaatgttagaagaactttaaaaaaatattatgaattgataccacttttataacaatatatttaaaataaccaagaaatttgtatatatttaattaaaaatacattacattaaacaataaatcaatctagttaattaaaaattaaaactcctattttgtataatttctaactttctattttgaaaatatgctgcagaaattggatccaaattagaaatatctattttcataatttgttcttctttctcaatcctgtccaattcttgtttctcttAACTTTGTTGAATCATCATAGCTTGTTGCATCATCATAGCTTGTTgctctaacataatttttttgtcttgtttctTCTAATCCTCGATTTTGACTAGAGTATTCCTAAATTGTTGTAAGAGATTTGTTACAGTTACCTCTTTAACTTATCTTTTCCTTGTTTACGTTTAAGTCGTTCATTTGCAGTTTTCTGACCAATTAGTCTATCTTGATAAATCAACGGTTCACTGTCTTCTCCTAAACTAACAGAATCAGGGGTAGATGGAGCTGATGAAGCCGGACTTGCATTGACATgacctttttgtttcttgtttgaccTTTGATGTTGACTTGCACGCTCAAATTGCCATTTGGGTTCTTTTCTTAAGATAACCCAACAATATTTTAGTTGAAATCGTTTGTCAAcacaagaagcatacatttgtcgagcatcattaatctggtaaaaaattagagaaattaaataatgttaaaatatgtgttaaacaatttaatatgaaaatgaatattaaaattacctTTGATTCTTCAGGCATTCCACTTTGCTGacaattttcaatttgagtaacaaatccaataaatttaccaacttctctatttatttcttgccaTTTACTTGAAATACTTATTTAGGAATGATTATTTAAGTTTTCTCTATTCTCTACAAAGTAAGCATGTACTCGAGCCTAGAActattttgtttgttgttcaACTCTTGTAATTGTATCATTGCTTGTATTTAGTCATGTAGAGACAAGTAAACAATCTTCCTCCAGTGAgaaatttttacttctttgtcatttttttgtCGAATGGACATTTAAATTCGAGTATGTTAagtcatcaattaattgattagaatcACTTGGTTGAGAGATAATATCTTTTGACTCACTCAtaagaaattgataaaagagcttagaaaatttgaatccatctacattaaaaataaaataaaataactcaagTTAAAACCTTATAAGAAAGTGTAAATGAAGCACACATTCAATGTCTAGCAATTTTGTAGTTTCCATACATGTGAATTAATAATAACCATTGcctcctacttgttctaacataataatttgatcattttttggAACTAAAAGACGATTGGTATACtggtttaattgcattttcaacaagataaaatataattgatcttaaattaaaacaagcaatcaaaaataaattttaaacatgtcactctatatttttatcaatattaactaccattattaattcctctcaattttatcaaagataacaacataaataaaaattgtattccTTAACccatatcaaaaacataaaataacaaagaaataaaaattatcacaaatatcaaattaacaacaaaaggtctaaaaaattaagagatataaaagagaaaataaaaaggtttttaaacaagcataccttttaatttcagttAAGTAACACAATCGGTGTTATTAATTAACTGAAGAataattgattcttgtttttctaaatttaagaGAATGGTGAGGTacaatacaaaattttaaaatttacaggTTCTTTCCTcctgtttttaaagaaaaaaataaattattggccAACAACTATAAAAATAGCCATTGGCTAACCATCATTTGCTTTTGCCATTTCTAAAAGGAAATGTAGAAATAGCTCTTCACAAGACAAATAACTAAAATAGCTATTTGTTTACCTCAGACGTTGAAGTGAAGAAATGCAGAAGCAAAAGCTAAAAGTACAACTTTTtacaattagttttttatttagctttcATTTTGGAGATGCTCTCAATCATGATATGCCTGATCTCTAGTATTTTAGTAAAAATGAAGCACAACTAGGATCTTGAACttccaaaaacaaatgatttttagTGCAACTAAAGTTTTATAGCTATATTAACAAAAGTTATGATGCAACATCATAaattggtaagaaaaaaaaaaaacgatagtGTCATGCTCTAGATTTTGTCAGCTTGTATGATCTGCAACAGCAATCCTACTATTTTTGGAAACTTCTTTGATTATCAATTACTTATACACCatattctaagaaaaaaaaaggaaaattacttAGAGACCAGCAGGCAGCATGCTGTGTTGGATTTTGCCCTTGCAAGCCCACagtctttttttccccttctcatCAAGAGCCCATGTTTAATATGACCCGTCTGACTGGGCTTGTCcagtcaccaccaccaccatcaaggGACTGCTGGGCTTGGGCTGGATTCGATCTGAGACCTGTTGAAATGCTCACAGCAAAATTCCACCTAGCTGGTTGAATTGTATCCGGTTACTTTAagtgatatatataaaatgacacAGATTGATTCACAATCAATCTGAACTATGTTGTTAATGGGGTATTcgaaagtttattaaaataatattttttattttttaaaaaatatttttaacatcaaaataatttaaaaatataaaaaaattatttttgaacaaataaaaaatttcaaaattttctccgTCCCTATTTAAAATGCAATACAAAAAAGATGTGAAATTTGAGACGAACAACGGTCTTTCCTCAAGAATATCATGAAAGTATTTTCCATATCCTTTTCAGCAACTCCTCATCCACCACCTCAATCATCAAAACTTGTCTAGAGGGATTTATTCGAACATTTAGGGGAGTTTTCTCATTTAAGTCTTCAGAGTTTATGTTGTGAAAGGCAagacttttaatttttgatcgATATTCTATCTGTGAAGAGACGGACAACACATGTTGCAAAGCACCTTTGTAATAAAAATCCGGCCATGATCGAAACCATGAATTATTGtgatatttgaaatattaaaaataaaaaattattattttgttatattttctagtaaaaattactttgaaaagtaaccgctaccacacttttaaatattttattaataaaataattcaaattgattgcaaatcaatctaaaataaaatcattttgaaaaatctttaatttttttttgaagttaaacCATCTCTCACTCAAATTTTGACCTTGTTATaagttaactcgttaaatcaATCAAGTTTGAATGAGTCAATTCTTAGcttgatttaatataaaactcaaCTTGAGTTAGATTTCAGATCAGCAagttataaagttattatgtCAAATATGAttaacttttataattatatttaaaacaaattaagatatatttaaaatttttaaatttttaaaaattatgtatataaacaaaatttacACTTTATTTCTCACACCAACTCCTTAGATGTTATATCATTCATCAAATTAGAGAGAGGGACTCAattatccatataaaaaaatactaagaaaaaagaaaagagaagttgTGATTTCATATCTATCTCAAACGACTCGTCAAACCATTTCTCATCACCCCCAACATCATTGTCTGACACATCGTATATCCTTGGCTTTTAACGTTAGAGAGGAGCATcatctttcaagtttcaacccaAAAAGCACCACCCTCCATTTTCAAACCCAGAGAGTCAGAGACCAGAACACCCCCCCCCCGGGATCAAAACCCACAATTGGGTTTTCTTTGATGGCTTCTAACACTATCTCATTTCTCCAAATTCCAATCTCCACCTCTCAATTTTGCAATGAAAAACCACATAATTCTTCACTCTTGCCACTCCCTTTAAGCTCCTTTTATGGCAACAAGCTATTGATTTCACACTCAATGTTGAGAACTTTATCTCTTAAGGGCAATAAGCCATCAACGAATGTCACAGTTTTATCTACTCTACCCACCAAGTAAGCTTTTTGTTCACCCGGgtccttttatttttggattttgaaaAATGGGTCTTGATTAGTTTTGTTTGTTCTTTCAGGAAGTATACATCTCAGAAGATACCAAAGTTAGTCCTTTTCCTTTAATCTTGaagagaaacagagagaaagatGGATTCTTGATTGCTTTTTATGTGAATTTTGTGTGATTTTCACCGTTGATTAAGGAAATGCTTGTTTCTGTGAGTGGTTTTAGATGGTCAGCAAGAGCGATAAGGTCATTTGGGTTAGGAGAACTGGAGGCGAGGAAGTTGAAGTATCCTAATACGGGAACTGATGCACTTTTAATGGGGATTTTGATTGAgggttggttattttttatgcatttttagtGCGtagcttcttttttgttttctggggTTTATTGAAGTTTGTGCCTGGTTGTAGGGACTAGTCCAGCTGCAAAGTTTTTGAGGGCTAATGGGATTACTTTTTTCAAAGTCAGAGAAGAAACTGTGAATTTACTTGGGAAAtctgaaatgtatttttttagtcctGAGCATCCTCCATTGACTGAACAAGCTCAAAGAGCACTTGATTGGGCTGTTGAGGAGAAACTAAAGTCAGgtgattttaaacttttttgcaTCAGAACTTGCAATGTCTTATTCTGTTTTGTGTATGTGTTTGCAAGATAATTTGATTAGTGAGCTGCCATGGTTTACATAATGTGATTGTGATTTAGAAACTTCAATTTGGTAATACTAGTTTAAGTAGGAGCGTTGTACAAAGTTATTTGGAGCGTTCAAGGATGAGAACGCGGGTCATTTTCTGTCATGCTACCaggcttgattttttatatgataccTTTTGGAGCTTGATGAAATTCAATTATGTTAGTACTATTTTCATCTACGACCTTATTCAGTATGACAAAGATTACAAGTTTTTGATCCCATATTGGATAAGATAAACGATCATGGGATATTATAGGAGGTGGAGGTTACCTGCTTATGCATGCTTTATGTCAAGTTTCAGTCTCTTAAGGGTACAATTGCATCACTAAAGTTACTTCTTAATCCTACCTAGAGTCCAGAGTCAATAAACATCTTCTTTTACTTATTGACTGGCATAACCAATTCTCCTGATTATTTACGGTAGAAGTGtctattttgtgttttgttcttATATAGTTTTGAGCTCTTTCTTCCTGATTTGTAATGATAGTTTTGAGCTCTTTATTCTTGACTTGTAATAACGTTCTTTTGTTGTTCATTATTCCATTGTCCTTTTTCccccaaaaggttttttttcaaccttGAAAGAGTCATCATGAATTTACTTGTGCTGGCAACTGCAAAGTGcaaaatttatgatttgatttgaaatttcatAAACAATGGATTTGATATTTGTGTGGGTACTGTCCACGTGTATGTAGTTACCATTATCATCTTATTGTCATGTGAATTGCAGGAGATAGTGGAGAAATTACCACAACTCATATACTTCTGGGGACTTGGTCAGAAAAAGAATCTGCAGGTCGCAAGATATTGGAAACTCTAGGTTTTAATGACGATAAAGCTAAAGAAGTCGCAGAATCTGTAAGTTTGAATGCTTTTCTGATTTTCAACATAAGCTTTTTTAGTGTTTCAGCTTAACACAATTCTTCTTCCATCCAGATGAACGGAGATGTTGCCCTGAGCTTCAAGTAGAGAGGTCAGAATGCTTTATGAAACACGACTCCCTTGTTGACTCCAGAACTTTGCTGCATAGCTTTCAGAAGATACACACTTAGGTAGTTGGTTCTAGGTGGAGCAAGTTTGTCATCAAGGAACTTGTTCCATGTATGGGGTGTTTCGAATTCTTAAACCAGATGCTTTCATGAATTAGCTGGAGATGTTTAAATTTGCATGTCCCTGAAAAGGGATTTTGTGGAACCCAAATTCCCAGGTGGGCATCTTACTAAGATGATTAACTGACTCCCTTCAATTCCTTGTTTTGACATGCATTAGAATTACATCATTACCTTTTATGGATTGCATCagtagtttttatatgaaaaaccaagtttgcttaaaaaaaaaaaaactaaaactcttCAAAGTTGTGGTTCGCCTTGTGACATGTCTGAATACAATTCATTTCTACAATCGCATCCGATGTATTTGTTCACCACAACAtcacatttttttccccttgtatTGATGTGTTGGTTGATGTACTGAAAACTGAGTGCTTTTGTGGATTGTGATGACCCCATGTAGAGCTTGTTTGGTAGTgtgattgtggttattttttaaacaatttttcatgttaaaattcatatcaatgatgtttttttattttttaaaaaattatttttgatatcaacacattaaaatgatttgaaaacactaaaaacatattaatttaaaattaataaaaaaataaaataaaatttaattttttttaaaaacatggaaACAAACAGGTCTGCAATGATGAGTATGTGAACATCTGTTTATactatgctttttaaaaaattaatttttttgtttaaattatttttttatatttttaaattattttgatatgttaatattaaaaattattttaaaaaataaaaaaatatattttcaaacctaCATCCAACTTGCAGTACTAAGGAACATCTTGAGTCCCGACTTCTGAATTATACTGAAAGTGGCAAGAGTGTCGCAATGATGACGCTACAAGCACATTGTTTTTCTCCATTGGGGAAGTGGCAGTGATAATTCATTAGCTCATCGCAACATTATACACATTCTTTATGTTTTCAACTTGCCctaattgtttttcattgaatttaattatcaataaatacacaaataaatttatgctttgtttttatcaagtactttttttcaatattgatttaataatatgatattataggaataaaataacatgaaaaaaactatattgatttaataatataatagtataagaataaaataacatgaaaagagttatatttatctattaaaaatgatagtatggaaataaaataatataaaaacgttatttaagaatgaaaatttttgtaaaaacacACACGACGcccatatacatatacatatacatatacatatatatatatatatatatatgtatatatatatttgctatATTATATTTTGCAATGtacataacataaataaaataaaaaagaaaaagaaaacactaaaaaaactctcTGTAAATAAGGCATCTGGCTTGGAGTTGAGCCCAGATACATTTGAGCTTTATCCAAGTGAACTTGGGCTTTGGTCTGGGTTCAGTTATGTCCTCTTCTTCTCCAACGCTTGTTGGAATCTGGCCAAGTTTGCTAGTTTTCGGCCCAAGTTACGGATATAATGCCAAAACTTGTGAttttaacaattgtttttcaccaaatatatatatatatatcatgaagcCTACTAAACTCAACTCTAAGtacaaaaatcaatataaataaaaaataaatgtaaaaataaaatttaattatattaaatctaaaaatctaaattaagatatattttatttcaccGACTAAATGTTTGAAATTTAGTATTTATAGATTTGTAACGATGAAAGCTTtctttaatagttttattttccAGTGTTATAGCCGGATTTCTAGTTTAACAAAATTTTcctcctttctttctctcttttccttgtatttttattattatttattattactattatttttttggtaagtAAAAAAGCAAATGTATTTGGTAATTACTGTTTTAACAAGCGTTGCGATGGAGgttgtaacaattttttttctcttcaacatagcagaaattatttaataaaaaactaattgatATGGTTATTAAATCAGGCCTAACAAATCaaccttaaaattaaattatatgaaagtttttttaatacaacctaatcaatttgataaatttaaatttaatctgatcaactagtaaaaaaatacatgaggacaaaattttaaaaaaaagatgaggttcttagaaaaaaattattcaacccAACTCTTTACCTAACTTGAGCTTAAAAATAAACCACATACGAGTTTTTTCGAAGTAATTTAGTTGACTTGACCAACCCAGAAGCAAGCTGgccaaccaataaaataaattaaagaaaaaattaagaaaaaaagaagataaaattaacaaaatagaaaacattcaaatttgattaatttgttatcctgaatttaaaattaaatcatgctaGAATTAACCTAACTTGATctaattaacataatattttcgaaaataatctataaaaaacattagaaaataaagaaatggaaagaaaacaaatcacgTGATTTTTACTATTTATCTAAACAATAAAGGAGCATGTTGCACAACAGTCCTCTGTTTCAGGACAGAGGAAAATCAATTTGCTTTTGACTCGAGGAGTTAATGGAGAGAAGTGGGTAAGCTGCAGCTGAAGCGAATGAAAAGATGGGCTGCTAGATATTGGTgaatctccaaaaaaaaaaaaaaacttaaatctgTGGGTGTCAATGTCCACTAAGGttatgatcataaaaaaaaataaaaaccctaagcATTGTATTTCATTAGGTTGAAGGTTTTTCAGAGATAACATAAGAGCTTTTTAGGTGATGATGCCCA
The genomic region above belongs to Populus alba chromosome 12, ASM523922v2, whole genome shotgun sequence and contains:
- the LOC118060705 gene encoding ATP-dependent Clp protease ATP-binding subunit CLPT1, chloroplastic gives rise to the protein MASNTISFLQIPISTSQFCNEKPHNSSLLPLPLSSFYGNKLLISHSMLRTLSLKGNKPSTNVTVLSTLPTKKYTSQKIPKWSARAIRSFGLGELEARKLKYPNTGTDALLMGILIEGTSPAAKFLRANGITFFKVREETVNLLGKSEMYFFSPEHPPLTEQAQRALDWAVEEKLKSGDSGEITTTHILLGTWSEKESAGRKILETLGFNDDKAKEVAESMNGDVALSFK